DNA sequence from the Longimicrobiaceae bacterium genome:
GTCCGCCCCGCGGCCCGCATCTCCGCCTCGCCCGCCACCGTCGCGTGCCACGGCAGCGGGTGCGCGCCGGGCAGCGGCACGCTGCGGCGGATGGGCACCTCGCGGCCGCCCAGCACGCCCAGCGCGGCGGCCCGGAACGCCTCCGGCAGCCCCGCCGCGCCCGGCTGCACCATCTCGTCCCACCAGTAGCCGTGTCCAGCGGCCAGGCCGGGGACCACGAAGAACGTGGCCGGCATCCCCCGCTTCGCCAGCTCCTCCAGCCCGGCCGTGAGGGCGCCGCGGTAGCCGTCGTCGAACGTGACCACGGCGCGGGGGCGGCGGGAGCGCGCGGGGCGCAGCATCTCGGGCAGCGGCACCACGTCGTGCGTGGCCGCCAGCGCGTCCAGCTGCCGCGCGAAGTCGTCCTGCGGCAGGTGCAGCGAGCGGTCGCCGGCCGCTCGCTCGCCCCGCGGCACCACGTTGTGGTAGGCGAGCACGACCGTGCCGCGGGCGCCGCGGCGGAGCAGCGCGGGCACCGGGGTATGGGCCACGAAACGCTCGGCGGCATGTTTCGCGCGGCTGCGAAATGTTGCGTTCGCGCCACACATTTCCGGACTCCCGCATACGGTTCGCTGGGATTGCATCTGTAGTCGTATCATGGTATTATCGTGCGTCGAAACGCGGGCGGGCTCCAGCCCCATCCCCCACCGGGCGCAACTCGCGCACCGGCAGCGCGGCGGGCCACGCGGCCCTCCGGCGGTTCCACGAACCAGAACTTTACGAAGCTGCTCAGAGCAAAGGCGCCGAAAGGCGCCGGCGCAGAGCCACGGGGCTACCGCGGGGAACCGCCACGCCAGCCGAGCCGCCAGCTTCCCGACGAGCGTCGGGAGAGGTGGCTTTTTTTGTGCCTGTCTCCGGCGTTCCTTGAGCGAAAACACGGCCCAGGAGCTCGCACCATGAAGGCAGCCAAGATCGTTCCGGTGCTGTTGGCGTTCGCGGGGATGGCGGGGTGCGGCGGGGGAAGCGACGCGGTGACGGGGCCCACCGGCCCCACCGGCGGCGAAGAGGGGCCCACGCTGGCCGCCGTCGCCATCACGCCGCACACGGCCACGCTGCCCGCGGGCGGCAGCGTCCAGTTCTCGGCCGCGGCCACCATGAGCGACGGCAGCGCGGCCACGGCGGCGCTGCACTACACCGCCGTGGGCGGCACCGTCACCGCCGCGGGGCTCTTCACCGCCACGGGCTCGGCCGGCACCGCGCTGGTCATCGCCTCGGCAGACGGAGGGCCGGCGGACACGGCGCACGTCACCGTCACCGCCCCCACGCCCGT
Encoded proteins:
- a CDS encoding polysaccharide deacetylase family protein, whose product is MAHTPVPALLRRGARGTVVLAYHNVVPRGERAAGDRSLHLPQDDFARQLDALAATHDVVPLPEMLRPARSRRPRAVVTFDDGYRGALTAGLEELAKRGMPATFFVVPGLAAGHGYWWDEMVQPGAAGLPEAFRAAALGVLGGREVPIRRSVPLPGAHPLPWHATVAGEAEMRAAGRTPGISLGSHGWTHANLTALSGRELEDELVRPLRALRQKFGCAIPWLSYPYGLFSAEVERAAAAAGYEGAVRVGGGPLRATGQRMAVPRVNVPAGLSHDGFVLRAAGLPLG